A window from Thunnus albacares chromosome 19, fThuAlb1.1, whole genome shotgun sequence encodes these proteins:
- the LOC122970557 gene encoding natural killer cells antigen CD94-like isoform X2, whose amino-acid sequence MSSNIYEKPNELMNARYSKGARGDRGERMERLVDIYESFDPLTDHRVDFSTQDGGANTRHPPAVLRDPFTIAAVILGLLCLVLLIGITVLFNLYNSVSLQRDQLTEANKLRTNISESLCPEGWKRSRCSCYYKSTEMKSWDDSRADCKNRTADLVVVNNKEEQEFLSELNEGGTSWIGLQYVKTSEWSEKWEWKWVDGSTPSYMALAKDQSLPPVNRSTVSIDQQGTWIASNESKQWICEREVS is encoded by the exons atgtcttcaaacatTTATGAAAAGCCGAATGAGCTGATGAACGCGAGATACAGCAAAGGAGCCCGAggggacagaggagagagaatggAGAGACTGGTCGACATCTACGAGAGCTTCGACCCGTTGACTGATCATCGGGTGGATTTTTCGACACAGGATGGAG GAGCAAACACTCGTCATCCTCCAGCTGTCCTGAGAGACCCTTTTACAATTGCTGCAGTGATTCTGGGTCTACTGTGTCTCGTGCTACTAATCGGAATCACTGTCCTGTTCAACCTCT ATAACTCAGTCTCTCTGCAAAGGGACCAGCTGACTGAAGCTAACAAGCTGAGGACAAACATTAGTG AGAGTTTGTGTCCTGAGGGATGGAAGAGATCTCGATGCAGTTGTTACTACAAATCTACTGAGATGAAGAGTTGGGATGACAGCAGAGCAGACTGTAAGAACAGAACAGCAGACCTGGTGGTCGTAAACAACAAAGAAGAACAG GAGTTTCTCAGTGAGCTGAATGAAGGTGGAACTTCCTGGATCGGCCTACAGTATGTGAAAACCTCAGAGTGGTCGGAGAAATGGGAGTGGAAATGGGTGGACGGATCAACACCTTCATATAT GGCCCTTGCAAAAGACCAGTCTTTACCACCTGTGAACCGGTCCACAGTGTCCATTGATCAACAAGGAACATGGATCGCTAGCAATGAATCCAAACAATGGATCTGTGAGAGAGAAGTCTCCTGA
- the LOC122970557 gene encoding natural killer cells antigen CD94-like isoform X3: protein MSSNIYEKPNELMNARYSKGARGDRGERMERLVDIYESFDPLTDHRVDFSTQDGGANTRHPPAVLRDPFTIAAVILGLLCLVLLIGITVLFNLYNSVSLQRDQLTEANKLRTNISESLCPEGWKRSRCSCYYKSTEMKSWDDSRADCKNRTADLVVVNNKEEQEFLSELNEGGTSWIGLQYVKTSEWQERWEWKWVDGSTLLYTALAKDQSLPPVNRSTVSIDQQGTWIASNESKQWICEREVS from the exons atgtcttcaaacatTTATGAAAAGCCGAATGAGCTGATGAACGCGAGATACAGCAAAGGAGCCCGAggggacagaggagagagaatggAGAGACTGGTCGACATCTACGAGAGCTTCGACCCGTTGACTGATCATCGGGTGGATTTTTCGACACAGGATGGAG GAGCAAACACTCGTCATCCTCCAGCTGTCCTGAGAGACCCTTTTACAATTGCTGCAGTGATTCTGGGTCTACTGTGTCTCGTGCTACTAATCGGAATCACTGTCCTGTTCAACCTCT ATAACTCAGTCTCTCTGCAAAGGGACCAGCTGACTGAAGCTAACAAGCTGAGGACAAACATTAGTG AGAGTTTGTGTCCTGAGGGATGGAAGAGATCTCGATGCAGTTGTTACTACAAATCTACTGAGATGAAGAGTTGGGATGACAGCAGAGCAGACTGTAAGAACAGAACAGCAGACCTGGTGGTCGTAAACAACAAAGAAGAACAG GAGTTTCTCAGTGAGCTGAATGAAGGTGGAACTTCCTGGATCGGCCTACAGTATGTGAAAACCTCAGAGTGGCAGGAGAGGTGGGAGTGGAAATGGGTGGACGGATCAACACTTCTCTATAC GGCCCTTGCAAAAGACCAGTCTTTACCACCTGTGAACCGGTCCACAGTGTCCATTGATCAACAAGGAACATGGATCGCTAGCAATGAATCCAAACAATGGATCTGTGAGAGAGAAGTCTCCTGA
- the LOC122970557 gene encoding killer cell lectin-like receptor subfamily B member 1B allele C isoform X1 — MSSNIYEKPNELMNARYSKGARGDRGERMERLVDIYESFDPLTDHRVDFSTQDGGANTRHPPAVLRDPFTIAAVILGLLCLVLLIGITVLFNLYNSVSLQRDQLTEANKLRTNISESLCPEGWKRSRCSCYYKSTEMKSWDDSRADCKNRTADLVVVNNKEEQEFLSELNEGGTSWIGLQYVKTSEWSEKWEWKWVDGSTPSYMAIAKDQPVPSVKRSTVSINQQGTWIISNEPKQWICEREVS; from the exons atgtcttcaaacatTTATGAAAAGCCGAATGAGCTGATGAACGCGAGATACAGCAAAGGAGCCCGAggggacagaggagagagaatggAGAGACTGGTCGACATCTACGAGAGCTTCGACCCGTTGACTGATCATCGGGTGGATTTTTCGACACAGGATGGAG GAGCAAACACTCGTCATCCTCCAGCTGTCCTGAGAGACCCTTTTACAATTGCTGCAGTGATTCTGGGTCTACTGTGTCTCGTGCTACTAATCGGAATCACTGTCCTGTTCAACCTCT ATAACTCAGTCTCTCTGCAAAGGGACCAGCTGACTGAAGCTAACAAGCTGAGGACAAACATTAGTG AGAGTTTGTGTCCTGAGGGATGGAAGAGATCTCGATGCAGTTGTTACTACAAATCTACTGAGATGAAGAGTTGGGATGACAGCAGAGCAGACTGTAAGAACAGAACAGCAGACCTGGTGGTCGTAAACAACAAAGAAGAACAG GAGTTTCTCAGTGAGCTGAATGAAGGTGGAACTTCCTGGATCGGCCTACAGTATGTGAAAACCTCAGAGTGGTCGGAGAAATGGGAGTGGAAATGGGTGGACGGATCAACACCTTCATATAT GGCCATTGCAAAAGACCAGCCTGTACCATCTGTGAAACGGTCCACAGTGTCCATTAATCAACAAGGAACATGGATCATTAGCAATGAACCCAAACAATGGATCTGTGAGAGAGAAGTCTCCTGA